The following proteins are co-located in the Nisaea sediminum genome:
- a CDS encoding GNAT family N-acetyltransferase translates to MIESERLLLRRWKPEDRTPFAALNGSAKVTEFLPKQLTRAESDDLLDRVEAHFKTRGFGLFAVERKDTGAFIGWTGLSVPRFEAPFMPAVEIGWRLAEEHWGHGFATEAARRSLAFGFGDLGLAEIVSFTVPANLRSRAVMERLGMTRDPEDDFDHPNLAPDHPLRRHVLYRLKREDFS, encoded by the coding sequence ATGATCGAGAGCGAACGCCTGCTTCTCCGCCGCTGGAAGCCGGAGGACAGGACACCGTTTGCCGCGCTGAATGGCTCGGCGAAAGTGACCGAGTTCCTGCCGAAGCAACTCACACGCGCCGAGTCGGACGACTTGCTGGACCGGGTCGAGGCGCATTTCAAGACACGCGGCTTCGGCCTGTTTGCCGTCGAGCGTAAGGATACCGGTGCCTTCATCGGCTGGACCGGCCTCTCGGTGCCGCGCTTCGAGGCCCCTTTCATGCCGGCGGTCGAGATCGGCTGGCGCCTCGCCGAGGAACATTGGGGCCACGGTTTCGCGACCGAGGCGGCCCGGCGGTCGCTTGCCTTCGGCTTCGGGGATCTCGGCCTCGCAGAGATCGTCTCCTTTACGGTGCCCGCGAATCTGCGCTCGCGGGCCGTGATGGAGCGGCTCGGCATGACGCGGGACCCGGAAGACGATTTCGATCATCCCAATCTGGCGCCGGACCATCCGCTGCGCCGTCACGTCCTCTATCGGCTGAAACGGGAGGATTTCTCATGA
- a CDS encoding ornithine cyclodeaminase family protein, with translation MSLPFVGPEQVAGRLTWKAVVDALEAGHRLPRARIGDTLLERGDEALLSRSAWIDGLGLGVKSATVMPGNAASGLPTVQAAMLVFSDKTATPEAVLDGSMVTDWKTAGDSLLGARLLARTDSRVLTIIGAGRVAETLARGYAEIFPGLREIRVFNRTPDRSERLVASLEADGLPVSSAPLLPDAIASADIIAAATMSRDPVLKGAWVRPGTHVDLVGGFTPEMREADDDLIAKAAIFVDCRETVLDHVGDIAIPRAAGLIEREREIPDLYDLVAGRSGRHNGYEITLFKNGGGAHLDLMTARAILALRETGA, from the coding sequence ATGAGCCTGCCCTTCGTCGGACCGGAACAGGTCGCCGGCCGCCTGACCTGGAAAGCGGTGGTCGATGCATTGGAGGCGGGCCATCGTCTGCCACGGGCCAGGATCGGCGATACGCTGCTGGAGCGCGGCGACGAGGCCCTCCTGTCCCGCTCCGCCTGGATCGACGGGCTTGGTCTCGGGGTTAAATCGGCGACGGTGATGCCCGGTAATGCAGCTTCCGGATTGCCGACGGTTCAGGCGGCGATGCTGGTCTTCTCCGACAAGACGGCGACGCCCGAAGCCGTGCTCGACGGATCCATGGTGACGGACTGGAAGACGGCCGGGGATTCCCTGCTCGGCGCGCGTCTGCTCGCACGGACTGACAGCCGGGTTCTGACGATCATCGGTGCCGGTCGCGTCGCGGAAACGCTGGCGCGCGGCTATGCGGAGATCTTCCCCGGCTTGCGGGAGATCCGAGTCTTCAACCGGACTCCGGACCGCTCGGAAAGACTCGTCGCGTCTCTCGAAGCCGACGGGCTTCCCGTGTCCAGTGCCCCGTTGCTCCCGGACGCCATCGCATCGGCCGATATCATAGCGGCGGCAACGATGTCGCGGGATCCGGTCCTGAAGGGGGCCTGGGTGCGGCCCGGAACCCATGTCGATCTGGTCGGCGGGTTCACGCCGGAGATGCGCGAGGCGGACGACGACCTGATCGCCAAGGCCGCGATCTTTGTCGATTGCCGCGAGACGGTGCTGGACCATGTGGGAGACATCGCCATTCCGCGTGCCGCCGGGCTGATCGAGCGCGAGCGGGAAATTCCTGACCTCTACGATCTGGTGGCCGGGCGAAGCGGCCGGCACAACGGGTACGAGATCACGCTCTTCAAGAACGGCGGCGGCGCCCATCTCGATCTGATGACAGCGCGGGCGATCCTTGCACTCCGGGAAACCGGGGCTTGA
- a CDS encoding 2-hydroxychromene-2-carboxylate isomerase, which produces MAVTVDYFMTTSSPWSYLGARRFMEMTRKVGAEVNVYAVDFGAVFAQSGGLPLPKRAPQRRAYRLVELARWKKRLGLPMVIEPQNFPAKTPLSLHLVTATRLAGGDALRLSTLILEALWEKDLSIDDPEVLGECCRKAGLDASSLLKAAESPETKAAFDEDTEHAMHSGVFGAPSYIIDEELFWGQDRLDFVAEKLGA; this is translated from the coding sequence ATGGCCGTGACCGTCGATTATTTCATGACCACTTCCAGCCCCTGGAGCTATCTCGGGGCGCGCCGCTTCATGGAAATGACCCGGAAGGTCGGGGCGGAGGTCAATGTCTATGCCGTCGATTTCGGCGCTGTTTTCGCCCAGTCCGGCGGTCTTCCCCTGCCCAAGCGGGCCCCGCAGCGCCGCGCCTACCGGCTTGTCGAACTGGCACGATGGAAGAAGCGTCTCGGTTTGCCGATGGTGATCGAACCGCAGAATTTCCCCGCCAAGACACCGTTGTCGCTCCACCTGGTGACGGCCACCCGGCTTGCCGGGGGAGACGCGCTCAGGCTCTCGACCCTGATCCTGGAAGCGCTCTGGGAGAAGGATCTCTCGATCGACGATCCCGAGGTTCTCGGTGAATGTTGCCGCAAGGCGGGGCTCGATGCGTCGTCCCTGCTCAAGGCGGCGGAAAGCCCCGAAACCAAGGCCGCCTTCGACGAGGACACCGAACACGCCATGCATAGCGGGGTCTTCGGTGCGCCGTCCTACATCATCGACGAGGAACTCTTCTGGGGGCAGGACCGTCTCGATTTCGTGGCGGAGAAACTTGGCGCCTGA
- a CDS encoding TRAP transporter substrate-binding protein: MKKGFVALGAALLVAMTGMAEAKTLKVQASSAAGDWAHRFMTEDWANRLAVMSGGELKIEVLPTKAVVPHRETIDAVANGILDGDLNAVSYFTGRDPAFAMIGDLIAGYDTAEQVQTFCMHGGGKEILQKLYDKYTNGKIHVIGCGPYTKEALVAKKPIRGVDDLAGVKIRSPEGLAAEVFRRAGASPVSLPFSEVYTALDKGIVDAADASAYVNNTASGMHKIAKFPIYPGIHSMAVLQFVVNKDVWNKLSDAQRMMLETWYVAAYSTMRREADLQDHDLVAKDKAGGDITVVDWPQADRDKFRKIAVEAWKDYGKKSPLAQEALDVHIAYMKRIGLLD; encoded by the coding sequence ATGAAAAAGGGATTTGTAGCCCTTGGCGCGGCGTTGCTCGTCGCCATGACGGGAATGGCCGAGGCCAAGACGCTCAAGGTTCAGGCGAGTTCCGCCGCGGGAGACTGGGCGCACCGCTTCATGACCGAGGACTGGGCCAACCGGCTTGCGGTCATGTCCGGCGGTGAGCTGAAGATCGAAGTGCTGCCGACCAAGGCCGTCGTGCCGCACCGCGAGACCATCGATGCCGTGGCGAACGGCATCCTCGACGGAGACCTGAACGCGGTTTCCTACTTCACCGGGCGTGACCCGGCTTTTGCCATGATCGGCGACCTGATCGCCGGCTACGACACGGCCGAGCAGGTCCAGACCTTCTGCATGCATGGCGGCGGCAAGGAGATCCTGCAGAAGCTCTACGACAAGTACACCAACGGCAAGATCCACGTGATCGGCTGCGGTCCCTACACCAAGGAAGCGCTGGTGGCGAAAAAGCCGATCCGGGGTGTCGACGATCTCGCCGGCGTGAAGATCCGTTCGCCGGAAGGTCTTGCCGCCGAAGTGTTCCGCCGGGCCGGCGCCTCGCCGGTCTCGCTGCCCTTCTCAGAGGTCTATACCGCGCTCGACAAGGGCATCGTCGACGCGGCCGATGCCTCGGCCTACGTGAACAACACGGCGAGCGGCATGCACAAGATCGCCAAGTTCCCGATCTATCCGGGCATCCACTCGATGGCCGTGCTCCAGTTCGTCGTCAACAAGGACGTCTGGAACAAGCTGAGCGACGCCCAGCGGATGATGCTGGAGACCTGGTACGTGGCCGCCTATTCCACCATGCGGCGCGAGGCCGATCTCCAGGACCATGATCTGGTGGCCAAGGACAAGGCGGGCGGCGACATCACCGTCGTCGACTGGCCGCAGGCCGACCGCGACAAGTTTCGCAAGATCGCCGTCGAGGCCTGGAAGGATTACGGCAAGAAGAGCCCGCTCGCCCAGGAAGCGCTTGACGTTCATATCGCCTACATGAAGCGGATCGGTCTGCTCGACTGA